From the genome of Segatella hominis, one region includes:
- the tnpB gene encoding IS66 family insertion sequence element accessory protein TnpB (TnpB, as the term is used for proteins encoded by IS66 family insertion elements, is considered an accessory protein, since TnpC, encoded by a neighboring gene, is a DDE family transposase.): MFGLNENTQYYVCQRYVRMNTGINGLYQIVRTEMELPPLGGAVFIFFSKNRQQVKLLKWDGDGFLLYHKRLERGTFELPFFDPKNKQCKMPHKTLSAIMSGICLKSMRFRKRLNL, encoded by the coding sequence ATGTTTGGATTAAATGAGAACACCCAATACTATGTCTGCCAGCGATACGTTCGAATGAACACGGGTATTAATGGCTTGTATCAGATAGTAAGGACGGAGATGGAGCTGCCACCACTTGGCGGTGCTGTCTTCATCTTCTTCTCCAAGAATCGCCAGCAGGTTAAACTGCTAAAATGGGACGGCGATGGTTTCTTGCTATATCACAAGCGACTGGAACGAGGAACCTTTGAATTGCCATTCTTTGACCCTAAGAACAAGCAATGCAAAATGCCGCACAAGACTCTGTCTGCCATCATGAGCGGAATTTGCCTTAAAAGTATGAGATTTAGAAAGAGGCTTAACTTATAG
- a CDS encoding ATP-binding protein: protein MDKNIAKKLILENQQMVKELSFIRRNVEFEPHSCYVLVGLRRAGKSYMLYQRIHDLLQQGHSIEEILYFNFEDDRLADIQLSDLDLIKQAYEELFAHKPIFMLDEIQLVDGWEKFARRLADHKYLVYITGSNAKMLSKEISTTLGGRYIVQNVFPFSFMEFLQSKNIQLEKQWEYLDNAPIKRTFNEYFHFGGLPELVIREKSFKRQWLGNLYNKIYFGDLISRYNIRNTTGLKVLVRKLAESIKQPQSYNRLANIVSTVAGKVKQETIVDYLEYIKETCMIFSIENIEAKLQDKISNKKYYFIDNGILNLFLLDPETSLLENMVAIYLYETYGEDLYYYNDNIEVDFCLFEHGKAIQVSYSIQDDKTYERETKALLAYAKRFDCKELFIITTDEEKEINLDGNIIQIIPLWKMLLKGI, encoded by the coding sequence ATGGATAAAAATATAGCTAAGAAATTGATATTAGAGAACCAACAAATGGTAAAAGAATTGAGTTTCATTAGACGCAATGTCGAATTTGAACCTCATTCATGCTACGTATTGGTAGGTCTTCGCCGGGCTGGTAAGTCATATATGCTATACCAACGCATACATGACCTATTACAGCAAGGCCATTCCATTGAAGAAATTCTCTACTTCAACTTTGAAGATGACCGTTTAGCAGACATCCAACTCAGCGACCTCGACCTCATCAAACAAGCATACGAAGAATTATTTGCCCATAAGCCAATCTTCATGCTTGACGAGATTCAATTAGTGGATGGTTGGGAAAAGTTTGCACGCCGACTTGCAGACCATAAATACCTTGTTTATATTACTGGAAGCAATGCAAAGATGTTGAGCAAAGAAATTTCCACAACTCTTGGCGGACGTTATATAGTTCAAAATGTATTTCCATTTTCCTTCATGGAATTCCTCCAATCCAAGAACATCCAATTAGAAAAGCAGTGGGAATACCTTGACAACGCTCCTATCAAACGAACTTTCAATGAATATTTCCACTTTGGAGGATTACCAGAGTTAGTCATCCGAGAAAAATCATTCAAGCGTCAATGGTTAGGCAATCTATACAACAAGATATATTTTGGCGACTTAATCAGTAGATACAATATACGTAACACTACAGGATTAAAAGTATTAGTCAGGAAATTAGCTGAGAGCATCAAACAGCCACAAAGCTACAATCGTCTTGCAAATATCGTATCTACAGTAGCAGGAAAGGTCAAGCAAGAAACTATCGTAGATTACCTTGAATACATCAAGGAAACTTGCATGATTTTTTCTATAGAAAACATTGAGGCAAAATTGCAAGACAAGATTTCTAACAAGAAATACTATTTCATCGATAATGGAATTCTAAATCTCTTCCTGCTTGATCCAGAAACATCCCTATTGGAAAATATGGTTGCCATTTATCTCTATGAGACGTATGGTGAGGACCTATATTATTACAATGACAATATAGAAGTTGACTTTTGCCTATTTGAGCATGGTAAAGCCATCCAAGTATCCTATAGCATACAGGATGATAAGACTTATGAGCGAGAAACAAAAGCCCTCCTGGCTTACGCCAAACGCTTCGATTGCAAGGAGTTATTCATCATCACGACGGATGAAGAAAAAGAGATTAACCTCGACGGCAATATCATCCAAATTATACCACTTTGGAAAATGCTATTGAAAGGGATATGA
- a CDS encoding IS3 family transposase translates to MWTQTVKELRAEDKNYSVSGLCKLFGFTRQAYYQHEDNMLAALAEESFVIEYVKSIRKQDPGIGGRKLWLMYCKEFGEENAMGHCRFEDIISRYKLGVRSSNRKPRTTDSRHGLPTYPNKIKELIPSSPNEVWVSDITYQKIWDDAEQGTYHFCYISLITDYYTKEIIGYSVGESLSTRFPLKALNMALMRMESYKDIITPIHHSDRGVQYASNEYIKLLREYGIIPSMTECGNPKDNAVAERVNNTLKNELFMGLSFTSLQEVEEALERAVHFYNELRPHGSIGMLTPKEAAKQKGSLKKNWTSYREKYIKSLSVQEK, encoded by the coding sequence ATCTGGACCCAAACAGTAAAGGAACTTCGTGCAGAGGACAAAAACTATAGTGTTTCTGGCCTCTGTAAACTGTTTGGGTTTACTCGTCAAGCGTATTATCAGCACGAAGACAATATGCTTGCAGCCTTGGCAGAGGAATCGTTTGTAATAGAGTATGTTAAGTCTATTAGAAAGCAAGATCCAGGTATCGGCGGTCGTAAACTCTGGCTGATGTATTGCAAGGAGTTTGGAGAAGAGAACGCCATGGGACATTGCCGTTTCGAGGATATAATATCAAGGTACAAGTTGGGAGTGCGTTCTTCCAACCGAAAACCTCGTACAACGGACTCTCGTCATGGGTTACCCACATACCCCAACAAGATAAAAGAACTGATACCATCATCACCCAATGAAGTTTGGGTGAGCGACATTACATATCAGAAGATTTGGGATGATGCCGAACAAGGCACTTATCATTTCTGCTACATTTCTTTGATTACGGATTATTACACAAAAGAAATCATTGGCTATTCTGTCGGTGAGTCACTCTCCACCAGGTTCCCTTTGAAAGCCCTAAACATGGCCTTAATGCGCATGGAAAGTTATAAGGATATTATTACACCAATCCATCATTCCGATAGAGGTGTACAATATGCTAGTAACGAATACATCAAATTACTAAGGGAATACGGTATCATACCTAGCATGACAGAATGTGGCAATCCGAAGGATAATGCTGTAGCAGAGCGTGTCAATAACACGTTGAAGAACGAGTTATTCATGGGGCTTTCTTTTACTTCTTTACAGGAAGTAGAAGAGGCTTTAGAAAGGGCAGTACACTTTTACAATGAGTTACGCCCTCATGGAAGTATCGGGATGCTAACACCAAAGGAAGCTGCGAAACAAAAGGGAAGTTTAAAGAAAAATTGGACAAGTTATAGGGAAAAGTACATAAAATCCTTGTCAGTTCAGGAAAAATGA
- the rpsO gene encoding 30S ribosomal protein S15 — MYLDKAKKEEIFSKYGKSNSDTGSAESQIALFSYRIAHLTEHVKKNRKDYTTTRSLTQLVGKRRALLDYLYDRDINRYRAIIKALGLRK, encoded by the coding sequence ATGTATTTAGACAAAGCAAAAAAAGAAGAGATCTTTAGCAAGTACGGAAAGTCTAACTCTGATACTGGTTCAGCTGAGAGCCAGATAGCATTGTTCTCATACCGTATTGCTCATTTGACGGAACATGTAAAGAAGAACCGTAAAGATTATACTACAACACGTTCTCTGACACAGCTTGTAGGAAAGCGTCGCGCATTGCTCGATTACTTGTACGACCGCGATATCAATCGCTACCGTGCCATCATCAAGGCCCTCGGTCTTCGTAAGTAA
- the typA gene encoding translational GTPase TypA: protein MQDIRNIAVIAHVDHGKTTLVDKMMLAGKLFRDGQDNSGEVLDSNDLERERGITILSKNVSINWKGVKINILDTPGHSDFGGEVERVLNMADGCLLLVDAFEGPMPQTRFVLQKALQLGLKPIVVVNKVDKPNCRPEEVYEMVFDLMCDLDATEDQLDFPVVYGSAKNGWMGEDYNNPTDNIDYLLDKIVEVIPAPKQLEGTPQLLITSLDYSSYTGRIAVGRVHRGTLKDAMNVTICHRDGTQEKTKIKELHTFEGMGHKKTDHVDSGDICAVIGLEKFEIGDTICDYENPEPLPPIAVDEPTMSMLFTINDSPFFGKEGKYCTSRHIQERLNKELEKNLALRVQPFEDSTDKWIVSGRGVLHLSVLVETMRREGYELQVGQPQVIYKEIDGVKCEPVEELTINVPEEFASKMIDMVTRRKGDMTSMLNMGERVDIEFDIPSRGIIGLRTNVLTASQGEAIMAHRFKEYQPFKGEINRRSNGSMIALETGTAYAYAIDKLQDRGKFFIDPGEEVYAGEVVGEHVHENDLVVNVTKAKQLTNVRASGSDDKARVIPKTVMSLEECLEYIREDEYVEVTPKSMRMRKVILDHLERKRSNKD, encoded by the coding sequence ATGCAAGACATTAGAAACATTGCAGTTATTGCACACGTTGACCATGGTAAGACTACCTTGGTGGACAAGATGATGCTCGCCGGAAAGCTGTTCCGTGACGGCCAGGATAATAGCGGCGAAGTGCTCGATTCCAATGATTTGGAGCGTGAGCGTGGTATAACCATTCTTTCAAAGAATGTATCTATCAATTGGAAAGGTGTTAAAATTAATATCCTCGATACTCCTGGACACTCCGACTTCGGTGGTGAGGTGGAGCGCGTACTCAATATGGCAGACGGTTGTCTCTTGCTTGTTGACGCTTTCGAGGGCCCTATGCCTCAGACCCGTTTCGTGTTGCAGAAAGCTTTGCAGCTCGGTCTGAAGCCTATCGTTGTTGTTAATAAGGTGGATAAGCCTAACTGCCGTCCTGAGGAAGTTTATGAGATGGTATTCGATCTCATGTGCGACCTTGATGCTACTGAGGATCAGCTTGATTTCCCTGTAGTATATGGTTCTGCCAAGAATGGTTGGATGGGAGAGGATTACAACAATCCTACAGACAACATCGACTATTTGCTCGACAAGATTGTAGAGGTTATCCCTGCTCCTAAGCAGTTGGAGGGTACTCCTCAGCTCCTTATTACTTCTCTCGACTACAGTTCTTATACAGGCCGTATCGCTGTAGGTCGTGTTCATCGTGGTACTCTGAAGGATGCCATGAATGTGACAATCTGCCATCGTGATGGTACACAGGAGAAGACCAAGATCAAGGAACTTCATACATTCGAGGGTATGGGTCACAAGAAGACTGATCATGTAGATTCTGGTGATATCTGTGCAGTTATCGGTTTGGAGAAGTTTGAGATTGGTGATACCATCTGTGATTATGAGAATCCAGAGCCACTTCCTCCAATCGCTGTTGATGAGCCAACCATGAGTATGCTCTTCACCATCAACGATTCTCCATTCTTCGGTAAGGAGGGTAAGTACTGTACTTCCCGCCATATCCAGGAGCGCTTGAATAAGGAGTTGGAGAAGAACCTGGCTCTTCGTGTTCAGCCATTCGAGGATTCTACTGATAAGTGGATTGTCAGCGGTCGTGGTGTGCTTCATCTCTCTGTACTCGTGGAAACCATGCGTCGTGAGGGTTATGAACTTCAGGTAGGTCAGCCTCAGGTTATCTACAAGGAGATTGACGGCGTGAAGTGCGAGCCTGTAGAGGAATTGACTATCAATGTACCAGAGGAGTTCGCTTCTAAGATGATTGATATGGTAACCCGTCGTAAGGGTGATATGACTTCTATGTTGAACATGGGTGAGCGTGTGGATATCGAGTTTGATATTCCTTCTCGCGGTATCATCGGCCTTCGTACCAATGTGCTGACTGCTTCTCAGGGTGAGGCCATCATGGCTCACCGTTTCAAAGAGTATCAGCCATTCAAGGGTGAAATCAACCGCCGTTCTAATGGTAGTATGATTGCACTTGAAACTGGTACTGCTTATGCTTATGCTATTGATAAGCTTCAGGATCGTGGTAAGTTCTTCATCGACCCAGGTGAGGAGGTTTATGCCGGTGAGGTAGTTGGTGAGCATGTTCACGAAAACGACCTTGTCGTCAATGTGACTAAGGCAAAGCAGTTGACCAACGTCCGTGCTTCTGGTTCAGACGATAAGGCTCGTGTGATTCCAAAGACCGTAATGAGTCTTGAGGAGTGCTTGGAGTATATCCGTGAGGACGAGTACGTAGAGGTAACTCCTAAGAGCATGCGTATGCGCAAGGTAATCCTTGATCACTTGGAGCGTAAGCGTAGCAATAAAGACTAA